Proteins encoded within one genomic window of Natator depressus isolate rNatDep1 chromosome 1, rNatDep2.hap1, whole genome shotgun sequence:
- the SERPINH1 gene encoding serpin H1, producing the protein MWVTSLLALCALVAAVPSEDKKLSDKAAALADRSATLAFNLYHTMAKDKNMENILVSPVVVASSLGLVSLGGKATTASQAKALLSADKLNDDYIHGGLSELLNEVSNSTARNVTWKLGNRLYGPSSISFADDFVKSSKKHYNYEHSKINFRDKRSALKSINEWASQTTNGKLPEVTTNVEKTDGALIVNAMFFKPHWEERFHHKMVDNRGFMVTRSYTVGVPMMHRTGLYNYFDDEAEKLQIVEMPLAHKLSSMIFIMPNHVEPLERVEKLLTREQLKTWIGKLKKRAVAISLPKVSLEVSHDLQKHLADLGLTEAIDKNKADLSKISGKKDLYLSNVFHAVALEWDTEGNPFDADIYGREEMRNPKLFYADHPFVFVIKDNKTNSILFIGRLVKPKGDKMRDEL; encoded by the exons ATGTGGGTGACCAGTCTTCTGGCCCTCTGTGCCCTAGTGGCTGCAGTGCCCTCGGAAGATAAGAAGCTGAGTGATAAGGCAGCCGCCTTAGCTGACCGCAGCGCAACTCTCGCCTTCAACCTCTACCACACAATGGCTAAAGACAAGAACATGGAGAACATCCTCGTGTCTCCCGTGGTGGTGGCCTCCTCGCTCGGCCTGGTGTCACTCGGTGGCAAGGCCACCACAGCCTCCCAAGCCAAGGCCCTGCTCAGCGCTGACAAGCTGAACGACGACTACATTCACGGTGGGCTGTCGGAGCTCCTGAACGAGGTCAGCAACTCCACCGCCCGCAATGTCACCTGGAAGCTCGGGAACCGCTTGTATGGCCCCAGCTCCATCAGCTTTGCCGATGACTTTGTGAAGAGCAGCAAGAAGCACTACAACTATGAACACTCCAAGATCAACTTCAGGGACAAGAGGAGCGCCCTGAAATCCATCAACGAGTGGGCATCCCAGACCACCAATGGCAAGCTCCCAGAGGTCACCACGAATGTGGAGAAGACCGACGGGGCCCTGATCGTGAACGCCATGTTCTTCAAGC CTCACTGGGAGGAGAGGTTCCATCACAAGATGGTGGACAACCGTGGCTTTATGGTGACCCGTTCTTACACAGTGGGAGTTCCCATGATGCACCGCACAG gtcTGTACAACTACTTTGATGACGAGGCAGAGAAACTTCAGATTGTGGAGATGCCTCTCGCTCACAAACTCTCCAGCATGATCTTCATCATGCCCAACCACGTGGAGCCACTGGAGAGAGTTGAGAAGCTGCTGACCAGAGAGCAACTGAAAACTTGGATTGGCAAGTTGAAGAAGAGAGCTGTGGCCATTTCTCTGCCAAAAGTCAGCTTGGAAGTCAGCCATGATCTTCAG AAACACTTGGCGGACCTTGGCTTGACTGAAGCCATAGACAAGAACAAGGCTGACCTGTCCAAGATTTCAGGCAAGAAAGATCTCTACCTTTCCAACGTCTTCCATGCCGTGGCCCTCGAGTGGGACACTGAGGGGAACCCCTTTGATGCTGACATCTATGGCCGAGAAGAAATGAGGAACCCGAAACTCTTCTACGCCGATCACCCATTCGTCTTTGTGATCAAGGACAATAAAACCAATTCCATTCTTTTCATTGGCAGGCTAGTGAAGCCCAAAGGGGACAAAATGCGCGATGAATTGTAG